TTTATCGCGCCCGCCAATTGATAACGGAACGGTTGCAACAAGCACGCAGTCAACTACCGCAAGGTGTAGAAGACCCAGAGGTTCTGCCGGTTAGTTCCCCCTTGGGATGGACTGTCAAATATGCCTTTACTTCTGAAACCACTCCTTTGATGGAGGTCTGGCGGATTGTCAACTGGCAAGTGAAGAACCGCCTGCTGGCTGTCCCTGGTGTAAGTAATATCGTCATATTTGGTGGGGATGAACGTCAGTATCAAGTGCTGGTAAACCCAGATAAGCTGAAGGCGTTTAATGTTTCCCTTGATGATGTCACCAAGGCAGCACAAGCAGCTAACGCCAATGCACCAGGGGGATTTTTAATTACTCCTGACCAAGAAACATTGGTGCGAGGGGTAGGGCGGATTGAATCTATCGAGCAGTTGAAAAAATCAGTAATTAAAGCCAAAAATGGCACCCCTGTACTGTTGGAACAAGTGGCGGATGTACAAATCGGTGCAGCACTCAAACGCGGCGATGGCAGTTTTGCGGGTAAAAAAGCGGTAATTTTGACAGTCAACAAACAGCCAACAGCAGATACGCCAAAAGTAACGAAGGCGGCTGAAAAAGCAATGGAGGAAATTCAAGCAGGTCTGCCCAAAGATGTCAAAATTACAACTACTTTCCGTCAGGAAGATTTTATCGAAGCTTCGCTTAAGAATGTTGAAGAAGCTTTGCGTGATGGCACGATCATCGTTTGTGTCATCTTGATTTTATTTTTGATGAACTGGCGCACGGTGATTATTAGTTTGAGTGCGATTCCTGTGTCTTTGTTGTTAGGAATGATGATCCTGAATTGGACAGGACAAGGCATCAATACAATGACTTTGGGCGGATTGGTTGTTGCGATTGGTTCGGTGGTGGATGACGCAATTGTCGATATGGAGAATGTCTACCGCCGTTTGCGAGAAAACCAGATAGCAGGCAATCCTGTACCACCACTGCAAGTTGTTTTTAATGGCTCAGTGGAGGTGCGGGTAAGCGTACTGTTCTCGACAATCATTATTGCAGTCGTCTTTGCACCAATTTTTGCTCTTTCCGGTGTAGAAGGTCGGATTTTTACACCGATGGCTGTAGCTTATTTGCTGTCAATTGGCGCTTCTACCTTAGTAGCACTGACATTGACTCCAGCACTGTGCGCCCTTTTGCTAGTAAATCGGCGTTTACCAAGTACAGAAACTTGGGTTGAACGATTTTCCCATCGTTTGTATCGTCCACTTTTGAAATTTTCTATTCGTCGCCCCAAGATTATTTTGACAGGTGCGATCGCTGCTTTTGTGGCTTCAACGATGATTCTATTCTCGTTAGGGCAAGTTTTTTTACCAGAATTCCAAGACCGCTCTTTGGTGATCGCCGCAGTTTTAATGCCTGGTCAGTCTCTGGATGCGACCAATCAAGTAGGGATAGCTATCGAAGAAGCCTTGAAAAAAAATCCTGGGGTTGAAACGGCTCAATTGCGCTCTGGACGCGCTCAGGGGGATACTGAGGTAGCTGGTGTAAACGCTGCGGAAATAGATGTCCAACTCAGCGAGGAGGGGGGAAAAGATCGAGACAAGACAATTGAAACAATTCGCCAGGAGTTTGAAAAAATTCCCGGAGTCGTTCCCAATATCGGCGGGTTTATTTCGCACCGAATGGATGAAGTCCTCTCAGGTGTACGGAGTGCGATCGCTGTGAAAATTTTTGGCCCCGATTTGGAACAACTCCGCACCCTTGGTCAACAAGTACAATCAGCTATGGGCGGGGTTTCGGGTCTAGTAGATTTGCAACTAGAACCGCAAGTACCGATTAAACAGGTACAAATTCAATTCGACCGCAATGCAGCAGCTCGCTATGGTTTAACTATTGGCGAATTATCAGAGATAGTAGAAACTGCACTGAATGGGCGAGTCGTTTCCCAAGTATTGGAGCAACAACAGACCTTTGATATGGTGGTTTGGTTGCAAGAAAAATACCGTAACAATATTGAAATTATCGGTAATTTGCTAGTTGATACACCCAACGGACAAAAAATTCCCTTAGCCCAAGTCGCAAAAATCAACTATGGTACAGGCCCCAATACCATCAACCGCGAAAACGTCTCTCGCTATATTGTCGTATCCAGCAACGTGGCTGGACGAGATTTAGGTTCTGTAATTAAGGATATTCGGGACAGAGTTAAGCAACAGGTGCAATTACCCTCTGGATATTTTATTGAATACGGCGGTCAATTTGAAGCCCAAGAAGGAGCGACAAAAACTTTACTTTCGGCTGGGGGATTAGCATTTGTGGCGATCGCAGTCCTGATTTACTTTGCTGTCAAGTCGATTCCTGCCACCATCATGATCTTGATAAACTTGCCCTTGGCCTTAGTGGGTGGAGTCATTTCCATCGCCTTAACTGGCGGTATTCTCTCTGTAGCTTCAATGGTAGGATTTATTACCTTATTCGGCGTTGCTACACGCAATGGACTATTACTGGTTGAGAACTACAATTCTAGGATGGCAGAAGGACAACCTCTGCGGCAGGCTTTGATGGAAGGGTCGGTAGAAAGGTTGGCTGCTATCTTAATGACGGCGCTATCATCAGCTCTGGGTATGGCACCCTTGGTAATTGGTAGTGGAGCCGGAAAAGAAATCCTCCAGCCACTAGCTGTTGTAGTGTTAGGTGGATTGTTTACCTCAACCGCTTTAACCTTGTTAGTGCTTCCGGCTTTGTATATACAGTTTGGTAGATTTGTGGTGCCAAGAAAGGCTGAACCAATTATTCAGCCAGAAATTGCACGAGAAGCCAGAGCCTAATAATACAGCTTGGCGGAATTTGCAATGGGCTACGCCTCACTACGCTAACGGAATTAGGAATTCCTAATTCTTAAAGGTTTCATTGATTTGAAATAGGTGGTTTACTTACAACGTGCTGTATTAGTTTTTAATTTACAAAACATCAAGGAGTTTGAATTAATGAAATTTC
This window of the Nostoc sp. C052 genome carries:
- a CDS encoding efflux RND transporter permease subunit yields the protein MLNSIVKWSIAQRWLVVIASILVSLWGFLVLTQMPLDVFPNFAPPQVEIMTEAPGLAPEEVESLVTRPIESVINGTPGLEALRSSSAVGLSAVRATFSLDTEIYRARQLITERLQQARSQLPQGVEDPEVLPVSSPLGWTVKYAFTSETTPLMEVWRIVNWQVKNRLLAVPGVSNIVIFGGDERQYQVLVNPDKLKAFNVSLDDVTKAAQAANANAPGGFLITPDQETLVRGVGRIESIEQLKKSVIKAKNGTPVLLEQVADVQIGAALKRGDGSFAGKKAVILTVNKQPTADTPKVTKAAEKAMEEIQAGLPKDVKITTTFRQEDFIEASLKNVEEALRDGTIIVCVILILFLMNWRTVIISLSAIPVSLLLGMMILNWTGQGINTMTLGGLVVAIGSVVDDAIVDMENVYRRLRENQIAGNPVPPLQVVFNGSVEVRVSVLFSTIIIAVVFAPIFALSGVEGRIFTPMAVAYLLSIGASTLVALTLTPALCALLLVNRRLPSTETWVERFSHRLYRPLLKFSIRRPKIILTGAIAAFVASTMILFSLGQVFLPEFQDRSLVIAAVLMPGQSLDATNQVGIAIEEALKKNPGVETAQLRSGRAQGDTEVAGVNAAEIDVQLSEEGGKDRDKTIETIRQEFEKIPGVVPNIGGFISHRMDEVLSGVRSAIAVKIFGPDLEQLRTLGQQVQSAMGGVSGLVDLQLEPQVPIKQVQIQFDRNAAARYGLTIGELSEIVETALNGRVVSQVLEQQQTFDMVVWLQEKYRNNIEIIGNLLVDTPNGQKIPLAQVAKINYGTGPNTINRENVSRYIVVSSNVAGRDLGSVIKDIRDRVKQQVQLPSGYFIEYGGQFEAQEGATKTLLSAGGLAFVAIAVLIYFAVKSIPATIMILINLPLALVGGVISIALTGGILSVASMVGFITLFGVATRNGLLLVENYNSRMAEGQPLRQALMEGSVERLAAILMTALSSALGMAPLVIGSGAGKEILQPLAVVVLGGLFTSTALTLLVLPALYIQFGRFVVPRKAEPIIQPEIAREARA